The stretch of DNA TTTGTTGTCTCACATGCAATGATTTTAGAGAAGATTGAATCTGCAACTGAATTTTGAATTATAGTTTTGGCTTTGTATTTTTTGGTTTTCTCATCTGAATGAGCTTTGATTTGGGCAAGGGTAGGATTTGCAGGAAGTGGTTGTATAAGTTTGTCTTCCATTATAACTTCCCATAGATCATAAGCTTCAAGATAAGATTTCATCTTCACTGACCAAATCTGATAGTTTTTACTAGTGAAAGTTTGTGGGGTATTCAAAGAGAGACCGCTGCTTGCCATTGTTAAAAATTTGGTTAAAAATCTGTATGGGTAAAAATGTGTGTGGTTTAAAAGTGGTTGAAATTGGTTGTTTTTCAGCGAATTCAGAGATCCGTCAAGATCAATggaggctctgataccactgttatggattttagaaaaaatatgcAAGCAACAAGAAGGTTGAAAATAGGATTGAAAAACTGTCcctaaaattttattaatcatagggctttaaatagccaaataaataaagtagtagaCTCCTCCTAAAACTAAACAACTAATTATTTTAGAAAACAGTAGCAGTAACATATGCAAAATCCAACACATTCTAGTGCCCCTCTCTCTAAATCCTTTTATTTCATCAAACGTTCCTCATTGAGtgttttcttccataaattttattgaaatattatgtattttgtattttgtatCAGTTGTGTCAATTGTATAGTTAAGCTGAAGCATTAGTTAGTTATTCTTAGTTGCCACTTAATTGGAAGTTAGTTAATGAAGGTGTTAGTGACGTGGATATATGTAACAATACAATATTACAGAAAATAGTTTTTTATTTTCCCCAAATCACATTCTCTCCCTCTTTGGTCTTCCATGTGAAGATTCAGGATTCCTCTGTTAGAGCTCAACTTGAGCTCGGGTTGTTCCTTTGTACTTCCAAATTATCATGTTATCAGAGCTTAAGAGTTTCTAGTCTAAGCCTGATTTCTCCTAGCTAATCTTCATTCTGCTTCACGTTTCTATTTGCCCTTTTTTCCATCTATTTGTGCGGCGATAATTTTCTACCGAAATAAGTGTTCGGATTGCTTCCTAGATTTTGAATTCTCTTTCTACGAAAATCGCGGACAGTGTGGAGTATGCAAGTGATATTGCTGAATTGTGGAAGAAATTGGAGGAACTTTATTATCAAATGAATAGTTCTAATCTATATCATATTCAAAAGGAAATAAATAATCTCACTCCGGGAATACTCGACATAACTGGCTATTATACGAAGATAATGAAGCTCTGGGAAGAGTTGAGCAACATAAGCTCTAAAATACAGTGCAATTGTTTGTGTACCTGTGGAGCCAAGGTGAACACGCATAAGGATGAATATGACCGGCGTTTGATTCAATTTCTCATGGGACTAAATGAGGTGTATACAGTTGTGCGAGGCAACATTTTGATGATGAATTCATTGCCTTTCGTGGTGCAGGTATTTTATCTTAAGATGAAAAACAGAGAGAAGTGAGGCCTTCAAACCAGTTGTTAGCTGAATCTTCTTCTCTCAATGTCATTACACTAGAAACACCAATTTCAGAACTAATTATTTTCCCAACAACAGTCACTATAGCACAAACAGACTTTGTCCATACTGTGGTTATTGTAAGCGAGTGGAACATACCAAGGATAAATGTTACAAGCTACATGGTTATCCCCAGAGTTTAATTTGCTCAAAATTAGACTTTTAATCAAAATTCAAGGTTCAATAAGGGCAGAAGGACTATAGCTAATGTGCATTGTGCATCGATTCATAGACTGAGGACCACAACTAATTTGCATAGTGCACCTGTAGATGAATTGTCTGTTAAAGAGTAGAGTGATATTCAAAGTGATAGTCACAATATTAATCTCACCAATAACAGTATAGCCAGTAACTAAACATACTTCAACACTTTCAACTTGGAGGTAAGGGAAAAACTTAAGCAGTGTGATTCTATGCCAATGGAGCTATAAATTTTGTAGATATAATATCTTGTTCCTTATATATTGATTATAGTAAGCTTGCTTGTAAATGTTTCAGAACAAAA from Nicotiana tomentosiformis chromosome 11, ASM39032v3, whole genome shotgun sequence encodes:
- the LOC138901632 gene encoding uncharacterized protein, coding for MASSGLSLNTPQTFTSKNYQIWSVKMKSYLEAYDLWEVIMEDKLIQPLPANPTLAQIKAHSDEKTKKYKAKTIIQNSVADSIFSKIIACETTKEAWETLKQEYQESERGKQNQILNLKRDFESLKMQDDETIAKYSD